The proteins below come from a single Vitis vinifera cultivar Pinot Noir 40024 chromosome 9, ASM3070453v1 genomic window:
- the LOC100248007 gene encoding uncharacterized protein LOC100248007 translates to MSRPGDWNCRSCQHMNFQRRDSCQRCGDPKSGGGDFGSFGGRGGSSFGFTGSDVRPGDWYCNAGNCGAHNFASRSNCFKCGAFKDESAGGYDSDMSRSRGFGFGGGSGRSGWKSGDWICSRSGCNEHNFASRMECFRCNAPRDLSNKTSY, encoded by the exons ATGAGCAGGCCAGGAGATTGGAACTGCAGGTCATGCCAGCACATGAACTTCCAAAGGCGCGATTCCTGCCAACGCTGCGGTGACCCAAAATCGGGTGGGGGTGACTTTGGAAGCTTTGGTGGGAGGGGTGGATCCTCCTTTGGGTTCACGGGCTCGGATGTCCGCCCAGGGGACTGGTACTGCAATGCAGGCAACTGTGGAGCTCACAACTTTGCTAGCCGCTCTAACTGCTTCAAGTGTGGTGCATTCAAGGATGAGTCTGCTGGGGGCTACGATTCCGACATGTCACGCTCCCGAGGTTTCGGGTTCGGCGGTGGCAGCGGCCGGTCTGGGTGGAAATCCGGTGATTGGATATGCAGCAG GTCTGGATGCAATGAGCACAACTTTGCTAGCAGAATGGAATGTTTCAGATGCAATGCCCCGAGGGACTTGAGTAACAAAACTTCATACTAG